In Brassica rapa cultivar Chiifu-401-42 chromosome A06, CAAS_Brap_v3.01, whole genome shotgun sequence, a single window of DNA contains:
- the LOC103848096 gene encoding uncharacterized protein LOC103848096 has translation MEDMDFGRTTINEEIGISIDGGKAISIDMSTEMSIDKEHQTSIDNTPPEAERDNKWKLPLQDYLNPGSTYSNRSAIRLPKDDTERFGISPKYLIMVRQNPFRGTVSERPQDHIEYLEELIKDEYNRCKLFPFSLEGDARNWLNQIPTGSLTCWKEIRNAFINQFFDEAHYWDARWKISTFRQNPRESFRNAWEIFKSYQLECPHHGYSEPELISTFYRGVDLHYQITLDTASEGNVNTRNPEEARRLINNIATGRSYEMMDVELGRKADPDDESPLLKIKEHLDSPHPALEGQNQFGIYQIDDSTLSELEQQIDFVDSHTLKNNYPNPYSFTQNYDAIVGSRQGREKSRLNQSFTGNRKLATDLNGKIDIVFSELMRKFDTLSVQIKRLDSQVAENAAAIKRKTGGLPGRTDANPKHQVNAVLFRSGKRLIPRAIEINNTKKHVVVEETGESGSHPIDLDDSSTESGIPRERQKPNIEKEAIELEEEEGEIEEDAEIDRQGRTSIDRQNTVSIDRPSEKNVDRLPTPTDPVIERMYRTLPPFPPNKTQTKRELDKAICKKAFDKITLEMPLSDAFKVLPSIKNALNLMPHSVAISLGYDMFIPIKITLILADISVRLPEGVLDDVPIRINGCHVPTDFVVLKYQNEPKDPLILGRPFLATAGAIIDVKEGRICLNIGNIPMTFDMDNLMRRPLIDKQTSNVDDISALAEGSFINSCLDNPLEKVFTTGEEESFSVDSRAEEYTRLMDASMETASVDDIEDDNGHEKKDCWELIGFTGWWNERSERGAAGRGSRTCGENNGGGRGRGQASAAH, from the exons ATGGAAGACATGGATTTCGGCCGGACAACGATCAACGAGGAGATAGGCATATCGATTGACGGAGGGAAAGcaatatcgatcgacatgtCGACAGAAATGTCGATCGACAAAGAACatcaaacatcgatcgacaatacCCCGCCGGAAGCAG AAAGAGATAATAAATGGAAATTGCCTTTGCAAGACTATTTAAATCCTGGAAGTACATATTCCAATAGGTCTGCAATTAGACTACCAAAAGATGATACCGAGAGATTTGGGATTAGTCCCAAATACTTAATCATGGTACGTCAAAACCCTTTCCGTGGGACCGTCTCAGAGCGACCACAAGATCACATCGAATATCTAGAAGAATTGATAAAGGACGAGTACAATCGCTGTAAACTATTTCCTTTTTCCTTAGAAGGCGACGCCAGGAACTGGCTGAACCAAATACCAACAGGATCTCTGACCTGTTGGAAGGAGATAAGGAATGcttttataaatcaattttttgatGAGGCGCACTACTGGGATGCAAGGTGGAAAATCTCCACATTCCGTCAAAACCCACGAGAATCATTCAGAAATGCATGGGAGATATTCAAGAGCTACCAACTTGAATGCCCCCACCATGGCTATTCAGAGCCGGAACTCATTAGTACCTTTTACAGAGGTGTTGACCTTCATTACCAGATCACGCTCGACACAGCCAGTGAAGGGAACGTAAATACCAGAAACCCTGAGGAGGCGAGGCGTTTGATCAATAATATAGCTACGGGTAGATCCTACGAAATGATGGACGTAGAGTTAGGAAGAAAAGCTGACCCAGATGATGAGTCACCTTTACTCAAAATCAAAGAACATCTAGACTCGCCCCATCCTGCTCTTGAGGGACAGAACCAATTTGGAATCTACCAAATTGATGATTCCACCTTATCTGAACTAGAACAGCAAATAGATTTCGTAGATAGCCATACCTTGAAAAATAATTACCCTAACCCCTATAGTTTTACCCAAAATTACGATGCTATTGTTGGATCACGCCAGGGAAGAGAAAAATCTAGGCTGAACCAATCTTTCACGGGAAATCGCAAATTGGCCACTGACCTGAACGGAAAGATAGACATAGTCTTCAGTGAGCTGATGAGGAAGTTCGACACTTTAAGTGTACAAATTAAGAGGCTGGACAGTCAGGTCGCGGAAAACGCCGCCGCCATCAAAAGAAAGACAGGAGGTCTCCCTGGCCGGACTGACGCAAACCCAAAACATCAGGTCAATGCTGTGTTATTTAGAAGCGGAAAACGCCTCATCCCGAGGGCAATAGAAATCAACAACACAAAGAAACATGTTGTGGTTGAGGAAACCGGTGAAAGTGGGTCACACCCTATAGACCTCGATGATTCCAGTACCGAGTCAGGAATACCTCGAGAAAGACAGAAGCCCAACATTGAGAAAGAGGCCATCGAactcgaggaagaagaaggagaaataGAAGAGGATgccgaaatcgatcgacaagGAAGAACAAGTATTGATCGACAAAACACGGTTAGTATCGATCGACCCTCTGAAAAAAATGTCGATCGACTCCCGACTCCGACTGACCCGGTAATTGAAAGGATGTATAGGACTCTCCCACCTTTCCCTCCTAACAAGACGCAAACTAAACGAGAGCTAGATAAAGcaatctgcaagaaagcattcgaTAAGATCACGTTGGAAATGCCATTGAGTGACGCATTCAAAGTATTGCCTTCAATAAAGAATGC CTTGAACCTCATGCCACATTCTGTCGCTATATCCCTAGGATACGACATGTTCATACCTATCAAAATAACTTTGATTTTGGCCGATATATCCGTTAGACTACCTGAGGGAGTGCTTGACGACGTGCCAATAAGGATCAACGGCTGTCACGTCCCAACGGATTTCGTAGTATTGAAATACCAAAATGAACCAAAGGACCCCCTTATTTTGGGTAGACCATTCCTAGCCACTGCTGGTGCGATAATCGATGTCAAGGAGGGTAGGATATGTCTGAACATTGGAAATATTCCAATGACTTTCGACATGGACAACCTGATGAGACGACCCTTGATCGATAAACAGACATCCAACGTGGACGACATCAGTGCATTGGCCGAAGGATCCTTCATAAACTCATGCTTAGACAATCCTTTGGAGAAAGTATTCACAACTGGTGAAGAGGAATCTTTCAGTGTCGATAGTAGAGCTGAAGAATATACACGATTAATGGATGCAAGCATGGAAACAGCAAGCGTTGATGACATAGAGGATGAC AATGGTCATGAGAAGAAGGACTGCTGGGAACTCATAGGTTTTACAGGGTGGTGGAATGAGCGATCTGAACGAGGTGCAGCTGGTCGTGGATCTCGTACTTGTGGTGAAAATAATGGTGGTGGACGTGGCAGAGGACAAGCTTCGGCAGCTCATTGA